A window of Desulfovibrio desulfuricans DSM 642 contains these coding sequences:
- a CDS encoding LysR family transcriptional regulator: MANDLFDIPDWRLLRYFSVVAEEGSLRRAADRLYMTQPPLSRHMRHLEEMLGLTLFERHSRGLTLTEAGLEVLRIARPVLGAQDAAGLRLRRLGHGRNGSEAPLSIGLTTAFEQGIFAGFIKRLDTLNGSPVRYVRQPSPQLARGVRRGRLNAALVALPLDAAGVHVSPLPYAEPLLAALPAAWLAGLPPAGNGAAKLQDLNGRPLFWFRRENNPAYFDHMRGIFTHVGFAPVYLEEPEEHDVLLARIAQGDGMGMLPRSFSAIGRRGVVFCPLAEGELLELRLGLALQVGGAYDTDGSAHEGDEPDTTLQLRQIIAEAAHFLGTA; this comes from the coding sequence ATGGCTAACGATCTTTTTGACATCCCCGACTGGCGGCTGCTGCGCTATTTTTCTGTAGTTGCAGAAGAAGGCAGCCTGCGGCGCGCCGCTGACAGGCTGTATATGACCCAGCCGCCCCTGAGCCGCCATATGCGGCATCTGGAAGAAATGCTGGGCCTCACGCTGTTTGAGCGCCACAGCCGAGGGCTGACACTCACGGAGGCAGGGCTGGAAGTGCTGCGCATTGCCCGCCCGGTACTGGGAGCACAGGACGCCGCAGGACTGCGTTTGCGGAGGCTCGGACATGGCAGGAATGGATCGGAAGCGCCCTTGTCCATTGGTCTGACAACAGCCTTTGAACAGGGCATTTTTGCGGGCTTTATAAAAAGACTTGATACTCTCAACGGCAGCCCGGTGCGGTATGTGCGCCAGCCTTCGCCCCAACTTGCGCGGGGAGTTCGCCGGGGCAGGCTGAACGCGGCGCTGGTGGCTCTGCCTCTTGATGCTGCGGGCGTGCATGTTAGCCCCCTGCCGTATGCGGAACCTCTGCTTGCAGCTTTGCCCGCAGCATGGCTTGCAGGCCTGCCCCCTGCAGGCAATGGCGCAGCAAAACTGCAAGACCTGAACGGCAGACCTCTTTTCTGGTTTCGGCGCGAGAACAATCCCGCGTACTTTGACCATATGCGTGGCATTTTCACCCATGTGGGCTTTGCACCAGTATATCTGGAAGAACCGGAAGAGCACGACGTGCTGCTGGCCCGCATTGCCCAGGGGGATGGCATGGGAATGCTGCCGCGTTCATTTTCCGCCATTGGGCGGAGAGGTGTTGTCTTTTGCCCGCTGGCGGAAGGGGAACTGCTGGAACTACGCCTGGGCCTGGCGCTGCAAGTGGGTGGTGCTTACGACACGGACGGCAGCGCCCATGAGGGTGACGAGCCGGATACGACATTACAATTACGGCAGATCATTGCCGAAGCTGCCCATTTTCTGGGCACGGCATAA
- the grpE gene encoding nucleotide exchange factor GrpE — protein MQRHKMNHSFGQQGSQQGGQADNRAECQPERPEDGFLEEDGILFGQNAGKNPAADSVQESDTAPADKAASAESLEERCKAELTEMRLRNAAEMDNFKKRLTREHEEQMRYAAEKVLGDLLPTLDNLDLALRYGSKSEACKDMLQGVAMTHKLLLDAVEKHGLRPMGEEGEEFDPNVHEAVGFEDRPDFAPNSVARVLQRGFKLGDRLLRPAKVMIKQ, from the coding sequence ATGCAGCGTCATAAAATGAACCACTCATTCGGACAGCAGGGCAGTCAGCAGGGCGGCCAGGCGGATAACCGGGCAGAATGCCAGCCCGAAAGACCGGAAGATGGTTTTCTTGAAGAAGATGGTATTCTGTTCGGTCAAAATGCGGGCAAAAACCCCGCTGCCGATTCCGTGCAGGAGTCTGATACTGCCCCGGCAGACAAGGCGGCTTCAGCCGAAAGCCTTGAAGAACGTTGCAAGGCGGAGCTGACAGAAATGCGCCTGCGCAATGCCGCAGAAATGGACAATTTCAAGAAGCGCCTCACGCGCGAGCATGAAGAGCAGATGCGCTACGCGGCTGAAAAGGTCTTGGGCGACCTGCTGCCCACGCTCGACAATCTTGATCTGGCCCTGCGTTACGGCAGCAAGAGCGAAGCCTGCAAGGACATGTTGCAGGGTGTGGCCATGACCCACAAGCTCCTGCTTGATGCGGTGGAAAAGCACGGCCTCAGGCCTATGGGTGAGGAAGGCGAAGAATTTGATCCCAACGTGCATGAAGCCGTGGGTTTTGAAGACCGCCCCGATTTTGCCCCCAACTCTGTGGCGCGTGTGCTGCAACGGGGTTTCAAGCTGGGCGACCGCTTGCTCCGCCCCGCCAAGGTGATGATAAAACAGTAA
- a CDS encoding carboxymuconolactone decarboxylase family protein, producing the protein MQTDRYAAGLAMLEQVDGRGGEEVLESVRAICPDFARYLVEFPFGDIYSRPGLDLKKREIAVVAALTAMGNAAPQLRVHIAAALHVGCTRKEILEVIMQMAVYAGFPAALNGLFVARDVFDGQDGQKV; encoded by the coding sequence ATGCAGACTGATCGTTATGCCGCAGGGCTTGCCATGCTGGAACAGGTTGATGGACGCGGCGGAGAAGAAGTGCTGGAAAGCGTGCGGGCTATTTGCCCCGATTTTGCGCGATACCTTGTGGAATTTCCGTTCGGGGATATCTATTCAAGGCCAGGGCTGGATTTGAAAAAGCGGGAGATCGCCGTTGTGGCGGCCCTGACAGCAATGGGCAACGCGGCCCCGCAACTGCGCGTGCATATTGCGGCTGCCCTGCATGTGGGCTGCACCCGCAAGGAAATACTGGAGGTCATTATGCAGATGGCCGTGTACGCGGGTTTTCCCGCCGCGTTGAACGGCCTGTTTGTCGCCAGGGATGTTTTTGACGGGCAGGATGGGCAGAAAGTGTAG
- a CDS encoding enoyl-ACP reductase FabI, with amino-acid sequence MLLQGKKALILGLANNRSIAYGIANALKEQGARLAFNYVGDAIKKRVDPLSEELGGEFTFQCDVCDDAQIQAAADLVKEKWGDLDILVHSVAFANREDLGGRFVDTSREGFRLALDVSAYSLTGVCRAFEPLLHEGSSIMTMTYHGSTKVIPGYNVMGVAKAALEASVRYLACDFGTKGIRVNAISAGPIKTLAASAVSSMKDLCNIVDRNAPLHRNVTTGDVGGTALYLASDLAHAVTGQVIYVDSGFSTIGVMG; translated from the coding sequence ATGCTGCTGCAAGGAAAGAAAGCTCTTATACTGGGTTTGGCCAATAATAGAAGTATCGCTTACGGCATTGCCAATGCCCTCAAGGAACAGGGTGCCCGTCTGGCGTTCAACTATGTGGGAGATGCCATCAAAAAACGCGTTGACCCCCTGAGCGAAGAGCTTGGCGGTGAATTCACCTTCCAGTGCGATGTGTGCGATGACGCGCAGATTCAGGCCGCCGCAGATCTGGTCAAAGAGAAGTGGGGCGATCTGGACATTCTTGTGCATTCCGTGGCCTTTGCCAATCGCGAAGACCTGGGTGGCCGCTTTGTGGACACCTCCCGCGAGGGCTTTCGCCTTGCCCTGGACGTTTCCGCCTACTCGCTCACCGGCGTCTGTCGCGCATTTGAACCCCTGCTGCACGAGGGTTCTTCCATCATGACCATGACCTATCACGGTTCAACCAAGGTCATTCCCGGCTACAACGTCATGGGTGTTGCCAAGGCCGCTCTTGAGGCCTCCGTGCGTTACCTCGCCTGCGACTTCGGCACCAAGGGCATCCGCGTCAACGCCATCAGCGCTGGCCCCATTAAAACCCTTGCCGCTTCTGCTGTTTCCAGCATGAAGGATCTGTGCAACATTGTTGACCGCAACGCCCCGCTGCACCGCAACGTCACCACTGGCGACGTGGGCGGCACGGCCCTGTACCTCGCCTCTGACCTTGCCCACGCTGTGACGGGCCAGGTCATCTATGTGGACAGCGGCTTCAGCACCATAGGCGTGATGGGCTAA
- a CDS encoding RNA recognition motif domain-containing protein gives MATSIYVGNLSWSATQDGVEALFKPYGDVLSVNLISDRETGRARGFGFVEMDESSAINAISALDGKEVDGRALRVNKAEPKKPAARRW, from the coding sequence ATGGCTACTTCTATTTATGTCGGTAATTTGTCCTGGTCTGCCACTCAGGACGGCGTTGAAGCTCTCTTCAAGCCCTACGGCGATGTTCTTTCCGTGAATCTGATCTCTGATCGCGAAACCGGCCGCGCCCGTGGCTTCGGTTTTGTTGAAATGGACGAAAGCAGCGCCATCAACGCTATTTCCGCTCTTGACGGCAAAGAAGTTGACGGCCGCGCCCTGCGCGTGAACAAGGCTGAGCCCAAAAAGCCCGCCGCCCGTCGCTGGTAA
- a CDS encoding phosphoribosylaminoimidazolesuccinocarboxamide synthase, translating into MKVVVKTEISAYPLLSRGKVRDIYDVDEKTLLIVTTDRMSAFDVIMNEPIPYKGVILNQITLFWMEKFKDIIPNHLIESDVNRFPAALAPWKDELEGRAVIVRKAKPLPVECIVRGYITGSGWKDYKATGTLCGYKLPANLRESDKLEPALFTPSTKAELGQHDENISVAQAGELLGAETAAQVERTTLAIYEAGRTYAAGRGIIVADTKFEFGFIDDKLHLIDEVLTPDSSRFWPADQYQPGQGQPSFDKQYLRDWLEKQPWNKQPPPPALPEEIIKATANRYQEAYDILTK; encoded by the coding sequence ATGAAAGTCGTGGTAAAAACCGAGATCAGCGCCTATCCCCTTCTTTCTCGCGGGAAAGTGCGCGACATCTATGATGTGGACGAAAAAACACTGCTCATTGTCACCACTGACCGCATGTCGGCCTTTGACGTGATCATGAACGAACCCATCCCCTACAAGGGCGTGATTCTTAACCAGATCACCCTGTTCTGGATGGAAAAGTTCAAGGATATCATCCCCAATCACTTGATTGAAAGCGATGTGAACCGCTTCCCCGCCGCTCTGGCCCCTTGGAAGGACGAGCTTGAAGGCCGCGCCGTCATCGTGCGCAAGGCCAAGCCCCTGCCCGTGGAATGCATTGTGCGCGGCTACATCACCGGCTCCGGCTGGAAAGATTACAAGGCCACCGGCACCCTGTGCGGCTACAAGCTGCCCGCCAACCTGCGCGAATCCGACAAGCTGGAACCTGCGCTGTTTACGCCCTCCACCAAGGCCGAACTGGGCCAGCACGATGAAAACATCAGCGTGGCTCAGGCTGGGGAACTGCTCGGCGCGGAAACCGCCGCCCAGGTTGAACGCACCACGCTTGCCATTTACGAGGCCGGGCGCACCTACGCCGCCGGGCGCGGCATCATCGTGGCGGACACCAAGTTTGAATTCGGCTTTATTGACGACAAGCTGCACCTCATTGATGAAGTGCTCACGCCCGATTCTTCCCGCTTCTGGCCCGCTGACCAGTATCAGCCCGGTCAGGGCCAGCCCAGCTTTGACAAGCAGTACCTGCGCGACTGGCTGGAAAAGCAGCCCTGGAACAAGCAGCCCCCGCCGCCCGCCCTGCCGGAAGAAATCATTAAGGCCACGGCGAACCGCTACCAGGAAGCTTACGACATCCTTACAAAGTAA
- the hisD gene encoding histidinol dehydrogenase: protein MTCRILTLQHEQEWPALAQWLQGRHNPGNGVESAVTDIINAVRQKGDDALVEYTRNFDCPDFAPPLRVSEQEIAKAAASVTIESREIIGEAAANIRSFHEAQVEKSWFLTRQDGSILGQQVTSVDAGGLYVPGGQGGNTPLVSSLLMSAIPAQVAGVPRLAVFTPPRKDGTVNPHILAAAHLLDIDEVYRVGGAWSIAAMAYGTQTIHPVDVIAGPGNIFVTTAKRFVQGIVGIDMIAGPSEVLVLADSSANPAWLAADMLSQAEHDALASAICITDDARLADTLQQELKKQCAALPRATTAARALEDWSAIVVTPNLSVAVAVANMVAPEHLELCTRDPWAVLPFIRHAGAVFMGQHSPEPVGDYFAGPNHVLPTLGTARFSSALSVQTFCKKTSIVAASSTFLQQNMQSIAALARLEGLEAHARSVEARGKK from the coding sequence ATGACATGCCGAATTTTGACGCTGCAACATGAACAGGAATGGCCCGCGCTGGCCCAGTGGCTGCAAGGGCGGCACAATCCCGGCAACGGGGTGGAAAGCGCCGTAACCGACATTATCAACGCTGTGCGGCAAAAGGGCGACGATGCCCTTGTGGAGTACACGCGCAATTTTGACTGCCCTGACTTTGCCCCGCCCCTGCGCGTGAGCGAGCAGGAAATCGCCAAGGCGGCAGCCTCCGTTACCATTGAAAGCCGCGAAATCATCGGCGAGGCTGCGGCCAATATTCGTTCTTTCCACGAAGCTCAGGTTGAGAAATCGTGGTTTCTCACCCGCCAGGACGGCAGCATTCTCGGCCAGCAGGTTACATCTGTTGACGCGGGCGGCCTGTATGTTCCCGGCGGTCAGGGCGGCAATACGCCCCTTGTTTCCAGCCTGCTCATGAGCGCCATACCCGCCCAGGTGGCCGGTGTGCCGCGTCTGGCCGTATTTACGCCGCCCCGCAAGGACGGCACGGTTAATCCGCACATTCTTGCCGCAGCGCATCTGCTTGATATTGATGAAGTTTACCGCGTTGGCGGGGCATGGTCCATTGCGGCCATGGCCTACGGCACGCAGACCATTCACCCCGTGGATGTTATTGCCGGGCCGGGCAATATTTTTGTCACCACTGCCAAGCGCTTTGTGCAGGGCATTGTGGGCATTGATATGATCGCCGGGCCGAGCGAAGTGCTCGTGCTGGCCGATTCTTCCGCCAACCCCGCATGGCTTGCTGCGGATATGCTTTCGCAGGCGGAACACGATGCCCTGGCCTCGGCCATCTGCATCACTGACGATGCCCGTCTGGCCGATACCCTCCAGCAGGAGCTGAAAAAGCAGTGCGCCGCCCTGCCCAGAGCCACCACCGCCGCCCGCGCGCTGGAAGACTGGAGCGCCATTGTGGTTACGCCCAATCTTTCCGTAGCTGTGGCAGTTGCCAACATGGTGGCCCCGGAGCACCTTGAGCTGTGCACCCGCGACCCCTGGGCCGTATTGCCCTTTATTCGCCATGCCGGGGCCGTGTTCATGGGCCAGCACAGCCCCGAACCTGTGGGCGACTATTTTGCCGGGCCCAACCATGTGCTGCCCACACTGGGAACGGCGCGTTTTTCATCGGCTCTTTCGGTGCAGACCTTCTGCAAAAAGACCAGCATCGTGGCCGCTTCTTCAACCTTTTTACAGCAGAACATGCAGTCCATAGCCGCCCTTGCCCGGCTGGAAGGCCTGGAAGCCCACGCCCGCTCCGTTGAAGCGCGCGGGAAGAAATAG